A portion of the Sphingobacterium spiritivorum genome contains these proteins:
- a CDS encoding TPM domain-containing protein, translating to MTHIRIDNMSKIKKAYLRSMFLLSLFFMLLLRAGAQDFPATPNRLVNDYTNTLNSTQVQELERKLLAFEDSTSIQIAVVVMNTTGDYDIADYAVRLGQKWGVGNKKYNNGILLLVALGDRAVTIQTGYGIEGAVPDAIAYRIIENEIKPAFRQRDYYAGIDRATSALISYTKGEYRSDPSDRTQGQPSGGGILKIIIFVVIVIIVLAARKGGGGGGNGGGRVIGGRGANDLIWWTLLNGMLGGGGRGGSSGGDFGGGGGGGFGGFGGGGFGGGGASGRW from the coding sequence ATGACTCATATACGTATAGATAATATGTCTAAAATTAAAAAAGCATATTTAAGATCGATGTTCCTGCTTTCGCTCTTCTTTATGCTATTGTTGAGAGCAGGAGCTCAGGATTTTCCTGCAACTCCTAATCGTCTGGTTAATGATTATACAAACACATTAAATAGTACACAAGTACAGGAGCTTGAACGTAAGTTGCTGGCTTTTGAGGATTCTACTTCCATACAGATTGCTGTAGTGGTGATGAATACAACCGGTGATTACGATATTGCGGATTACGCTGTAAGACTGGGACAAAAGTGGGGAGTAGGTAATAAAAAGTACAATAATGGTATTTTACTGTTAGTAGCTTTGGGAGACCGGGCGGTGACTATACAGACCGGATACGGAATAGAAGGTGCAGTGCCGGATGCTATAGCATACAGAATCATTGAGAATGAAATCAAACCTGCATTCCGGCAGCGTGACTATTATGCAGGAATTGACCGGGCTACGAGTGCATTGATCTCTTATACAAAAGGTGAGTATCGGAGTGATCCGTCTGACAGGACTCAGGGACAACCTTCAGGAGGAGGTATATTAAAGATTATTATTTTTGTAGTTATCGTCATTATTGTGCTGGCTGCCCGAAAAGGTGGCGGTGGCGGCGGTAATGGTGGCGGTCGAGTAATTGGCGGCCGTGGTGCTAACGATCTGATCTGGTGGACATTGTTGAATGGTATGTTAGGCGGAGGTGGCCGTGGCGGTTCTTCCGGAGGTGACTTCGGCGGCGGAGGTGGCGGTGGCTTTGGAGGTTTCGGTGGCGGCGGCTTTGGCGGCGGCGGAGCAAGTGGAAGATGGTAA
- a CDS encoding TlpA disulfide reductase family protein, producing the protein MKKSIFLGLSLIPALVFAQEDFTVHGKLANVGDKAKAYIQYRDNGQAFLDSTAVVKGEFKFHGTVTEPVQAFVVLSPEGLDPQSLPQPDLTAVYLSKGVVKIEGDKILKDAKISGNQINDNLVAYKQVIKPFEEQFAALNNEYMAATAEQKNDQEFVGALQEKAQAIFEKQQVVNDEYVKANPNSFISLSLLEEKLDPESVSEFVEPQFKSLSAELKNSKKGKALEQKIADLKKLAVGSVAPDFTLPDTTGKPLALSSLRGKYVLVDFWASWCGPCRHENPNVVAAFNQFKDKNFTVLGVSLDQEGKKDAWVNAIKADNLQAWPHVSDLKGWGSAVVELYSIRGIPQNFLLDPQGKIVASNLRGEALVAKLSEILK; encoded by the coding sequence ATGAAGAAATCAATTTTTTTAGGACTTAGCCTTATTCCTGCACTGGTATTTGCGCAAGAGGACTTTACTGTTCATGGAAAACTTGCCAATGTTGGTGATAAAGCTAAGGCATATATTCAATATAGAGATAATGGCCAGGCATTTCTCGATTCTACAGCAGTTGTGAAAGGTGAATTTAAGTTTCATGGTACTGTTACAGAGCCGGTTCAGGCATTTGTAGTTCTTTCTCCGGAAGGTCTCGATCCTCAGTCTCTTCCGCAACCTGATCTGACAGCAGTATACCTTTCAAAAGGAGTGGTGAAGATTGAAGGAGATAAGATCCTGAAGGATGCGAAAATCAGTGGCAATCAGATCAATGATAATCTTGTTGCGTACAAGCAGGTGATTAAGCCCTTTGAGGAACAGTTTGCGGCCTTGAATAATGAATATATGGCAGCTACTGCCGAGCAGAAAAATGATCAGGAATTTGTAGGAGCTCTTCAGGAAAAAGCACAGGCTATCTTTGAAAAACAGCAGGTAGTCAATGATGAATATGTAAAAGCAAACCCTAATAGCTTTATTTCCTTAAGTCTCCTGGAAGAAAAACTTGATCCGGAATCCGTAAGTGAGTTTGTAGAACCTCAGTTCAAATCCCTGTCAGCTGAACTGAAAAACAGTAAAAAAGGAAAAGCGCTGGAACAGAAAATTGCAGATCTGAAGAAATTAGCGGTTGGATCTGTAGCGCCGGACTTTACGCTTCCTGATACAACAGGCAAACCTTTGGCACTCTCTTCATTGAGAGGTAAATATGTGCTGGTTGATTTTTGGGCAAGCTGGTGTGGACCTTGCAGACATGAAAATCCAAATGTCGTAGCAGCATTTAATCAGTTTAAAGACAAAAATTTCACAGTACTTGGCGTTTCTTTGGATCAGGAGGGAAAAAAGGATGCCTGGGTAAATGCAATTAAAGCAGATAATCTTCAGGCATGGCCACATGTTTCTGACTTAAAAGGATGGGGATCAGCTGTTGTTGAATTGTATTCAATCCGGGGTATTCCTCAGAACTTTTTACTTGACCCTCAGGGTAAAATCGTGGCGTCCAATCTGAGAGGAGAAGCTCTTGTCGCTAAACTCTCTGAGATTCTGAAATAA
- the pfkA gene encoding 6-phosphofructokinase, whose product MSKIQNIAVLTSGGDAPGMNAAIRAVVRTGIYYNLNVFGIRRGYDGMVSGDIISMDAKSVANIIQRGGTILKTARSDEFRTIEGRQKAYENLRKHEIDALVVIGGDGTFTGASKFIEEFDFPVMGLPGTIDNDLLGTDFTIGYDTAINTVVDAVDKIRDTAESHDRLFVIEVMGRDSGLIALRSGISTGAEAVLIPEIKVDYDAIMTRLDKTRKNKASRIIIVAEGDQEGGMVVADKIKESFPSYDVRLSILGHIQRGGSPTCMDRVLASRVGVGAVEGLIEGRRGEMVGLIHGEVKYTPFSKAIKHIDKIDDNLTRIVEILSL is encoded by the coding sequence ATGAGTAAGATCCAGAATATTGCCGTATTAACATCAGGAGGAGACGCTCCCGGAATGAACGCTGCCATCCGTGCAGTTGTCCGTACAGGTATCTATTATAATTTAAATGTTTTTGGTATCCGTAGAGGATATGATGGAATGGTAAGTGGAGATATTATCAGTATGGATGCCAAATCCGTAGCTAATATTATCCAAAGAGGCGGAACGATACTTAAAACTGCCCGAAGTGATGAATTTCGCACAATAGAGGGCCGACAGAAAGCCTATGAAAATCTGAGAAAGCACGAAATCGATGCATTAGTCGTGATCGGAGGAGATGGAACATTCACCGGAGCTTCAAAATTTATTGAAGAGTTTGATTTTCCGGTCATGGGTTTACCGGGAACTATCGATAACGACTTATTAGGAACTGATTTTACAATTGGTTACGATACAGCTATCAATACTGTTGTAGATGCTGTAGATAAAATCAGAGACACTGCAGAATCACACGATCGTCTTTTTGTCATTGAAGTAATGGGTCGTGATTCAGGTTTAATAGCTCTTCGCTCCGGAATAAGCACTGGAGCTGAGGCGGTATTGATTCCGGAAATCAAAGTCGATTATGATGCCATTATGACTCGTCTTGATAAAACACGTAAGAATAAAGCTTCCCGTATTATCATTGTCGCCGAGGGAGATCAGGAAGGCGGAATGGTTGTGGCAGATAAGATCAAAGAAAGCTTTCCTTCATACGATGTGCGCCTTTCGATATTAGGTCATATACAGCGCGGTGGATCACCAACATGTATGGATCGTGTATTAGCGAGCCGTGTAGGTGTAGGAGCTGTCGAAGGACTGATCGAAGGCCGAAGAGGTGAAATGGTGGGATTGATACACGGAGAGGTCAAATACACCCCGTTCAGCAAAGCAATTAAACACATTGATAAAATTGATGACAATCTGACAAGAATTGTCGAGATTCTATCTCTATAA
- a CDS encoding protein-disulfide reductase DsbD family protein, translating into MKKLHFLLLTLFLTFSTASFALNVQDSSSTDSSVLTEIPSDLEFSDGQDEAPSTDTITADTTVAKQITQANTTDSSQEKSLWTIFIAGLVGGFLAFLMPCIFPMVPLTVSFFTKKAGSRAKAVQQALLYGFFIIVIYVALGMLVTITFGSDALNALSTNGFFNFFFFILLVVFAASFFGAFEITLPSSFVNKIDSKSDKGGLIGLFFMAFSLAVVSFSCTGPIIGTLLVDAASKGDRLGPAIGMLGFSVALAIPFALFALFPSLLKSMPKSGGWLNSVKVVLGFLELALALKFLSNVDLAYHWNWLDREVFLSLWIVIFGLMGLYLIGKIKFSHDSDLAYMSVPRTLLAIIVFSFVVYMVPGLWGAPLKSISAFLPPSATQDFDLSTGVAAGPAAHDGKVKKYAEIFHERGTPKGFDPYYDYDQALQTAKEVNKPVMIDFTGWNCVNCRQMEANVWTDPRVAKLLKEKFVMAELFVDDKTELSTEEQYVSKFSGKKIRTIGNKNSDFQASAFNSNSQPLYVIVDTEGNVLVPPSGADYNIDSYIKFLQSGLDAFNAKK; encoded by the coding sequence ATGAAAAAACTTCATTTTCTTTTACTTACGTTATTTCTAACATTTTCAACGGCTTCATTTGCATTGAATGTACAGGATAGCAGCTCCACTGATAGCTCTGTATTGACGGAGATTCCTTCAGATCTGGAGTTTTCAGATGGTCAGGATGAAGCACCTTCTACAGATACTATTACAGCAGATACGACCGTCGCAAAGCAGATTACACAGGCTAATACAACCGACAGTAGTCAGGAGAAATCGCTCTGGACTATTTTTATTGCCGGATTGGTTGGCGGATTTCTTGCCTTTCTGATGCCATGTATCTTCCCTATGGTTCCGTTAACAGTGAGTTTTTTCACAAAGAAAGCCGGTAGCAGAGCAAAAGCTGTACAGCAGGCGCTCTTGTATGGTTTCTTTATTATTGTTATCTATGTTGCGTTAGGAATGCTGGTCACCATAACCTTTGGTTCTGATGCACTGAATGCCTTATCAACAAACGGATTCTTTAATTTCTTCTTTTTTATTTTGTTGGTTGTTTTCGCAGCCTCCTTCTTCGGAGCGTTTGAAATTACACTGCCAAGCTCATTTGTTAATAAGATAGATTCGAAATCGGATAAAGGCGGTCTTATAGGATTATTTTTCATGGCTTTTAGTCTTGCAGTCGTATCCTTCTCCTGTACCGGCCCTATTATCGGAACATTACTTGTCGATGCTGCCTCCAAAGGAGATCGTCTGGGTCCGGCGATTGGGATGTTAGGGTTTTCGGTTGCATTGGCTATACCTTTTGCATTGTTTGCCTTATTCCCATCCCTGTTAAAGTCAATGCCAAAATCAGGTGGATGGCTGAACAGTGTTAAAGTAGTTCTGGGATTTTTAGAACTAGCATTAGCCTTAAAGTTTCTTTCCAATGTAGATCTGGCTTACCACTGGAACTGGCTTGACCGGGAAGTATTTCTTTCTCTTTGGATTGTGATCTTTGGCCTTATGGGACTTTATTTGATCGGTAAGATCAAGTTTTCCCATGACAGTGACCTAGCTTATATGTCTGTGCCCCGCACGCTGTTAGCTATCATTGTATTTTCTTTTGTTGTCTACATGGTTCCAGGACTGTGGGGAGCTCCGCTGAAATCTATTTCTGCTTTTCTTCCTCCTTCAGCAACTCAGGATTTTGATCTTAGTACAGGTGTAGCAGCAGGCCCGGCGGCACACGATGGTAAGGTAAAGAAATATGCAGAGATCTTCCATGAGCGTGGTACACCAAAAGGATTTGATCCGTACTACGATTATGATCAGGCGCTGCAGACTGCAAAGGAAGTAAACAAGCCGGTAATGATTGACTTTACAGGATGGAACTGTGTCAATTGCAGACAAATGGAAGCTAATGTATGGACAGATCCAAGAGTTGCCAAACTGTTAAAAGAAAAATTTGTTATGGCAGAATTATTTGTGGATGACAAGACCGAGCTGTCTACTGAAGAACAATATGTTTCTAAATTCAGCGGCAAAAAGATTCGTACTATAGGTAATAAAAACAGTGACTTTCAAGCCTCTGCATTCAATAGTAATTCACAACCGCTATATGTTATTGTAGATACGGAAGGTAATGTATTAGTACCTCCAAGCGGGGCAGATTATAATATTGACAGCTACATCAAATTTTTACAAAGCGGTTTAGATGCTTTTAATGCCAAAAAATAA
- a CDS encoding protein-disulfide reductase DsbD domain-containing protein: MKKLSLLIVAILFTVVSAQAQILNPVKWSVATKKTSNTEATVYIKATIDKGWHIYSQNVGEGGPVATSFTFTPSKDFTLAGKTVEPTPKSKYEDAFKMNVKFFEKEVIFAQKVKLKKGQTAVKGKVEFMVCDDSRCLPPDEYAFTAQIK, from the coding sequence ATGAAAAAATTAAGTTTATTAATCGTTGCTATATTATTTACGGTAGTAAGTGCGCAGGCACAAATTCTGAATCCTGTTAAGTGGTCTGTTGCCACTAAAAAGACAAGCAATACAGAAGCAACAGTGTATATAAAAGCAACTATTGACAAAGGATGGCACATTTATTCTCAGAATGTGGGAGAAGGCGGCCCTGTAGCTACTTCTTTTACTTTTACCCCTTCTAAAGACTTTACATTAGCAGGTAAAACAGTAGAGCCGACTCCAAAATCAAAATATGAGGATGCCTTTAAAATGAATGTGAAATTCTTTGAGAAAGAAGTTATTTTTGCTCAAAAAGTCAAACTTAAAAAAGGACAGACAGCAGTAAAGGGTAAGGTCGAATTTATGGTGTGTGATGATTCCCGTTGTCTTCCACCGGACGAATATGCTTTTACTGCACAGATCAAGTAA